In Flammeovirga kamogawensis, the sequence CTTAGGTATAAATATTTCTTTTGAATATGATGATGACAATATTGTTATCGGAGGTGTTGTAGAAGGTTTTAATTACCAGATTTCTTATGATTCTCTAGATAGGATAGTTAAGATTGAAGTAGACAACGGATCTATTTATGAAATTAACTATTTGGCATCACATGAAATCCATTTAAAGCGTACTGATATTTATAATTATAACCATATTTTTAAATATGTAGTTAATGATGATAACCAAGTAATAAATTATAGGTATCAACTAGAATACGCTGAAGATACAGAAGATAATACAACATTTTTTGATATGAACTATTACTATGATGATCTAGGTAATGTAGAACACTCTCTTGATAATAAAGATATCATTAATATAAATCACAAATTTGATACTGAAATTGATAACCCCTATGCAAGTGTGAAAAATGTTTTAAGATTTTTATGGGCAGATGCAGGGAAACATATTTTAGTAGAGGTAGAGTCGAAAAATAGAGTAGCTCAGTGGTATGCTAGTGACTATTATATTTATACTGAATCGGATTTATCTTTAAATATAAAACTTGAAAACCAAAAGTTTGAACAGGAATTGTATTTTGAAAAAATCTAGTTGATATAGAGAAGTAATTATGTAAATGCTCGATTTTGGGAAATTTCCCAAAATCGAGCATTTTTGTTTTTAAAGAAAATTGTGTTAGAATTCTATGAGGTCCTTACCCATTTCTATATACAGTGCTATAGGTAAAAGTGGATCGTCTGCAGTGAAGATATGATCTTGAATATATTCATATTCTCCCTCTGAGATATTAGTAAACCCAAGTAAAAATACATGACCGGCTTCCTCTTCAAATTGCATAGTGAAATAATTAATTTGATGACTAAAAGAGATTGCATCAACAATTTTACCCATTGTTTTGGTATTACCATGTTTAGCAATAACCTGTTGAAGATCGTGTATTAAATTGTTATCATTTCCTTGTGAAGCCCCATTAACTTGCTGAAGTCGCATCTTCATTATTTCGCAAAGTTTTCCTAAATACGCTAGGCGTAAAGATTCTAAACTGATTAAATCATAATCAAGTACATTCATAAAACTCCATGTAGACAACTCGTCTACCATTGCAATCTCATCTTTTTCTGAATCTGGCATTCTGTATTTAATTAACCAATATTTTATTTCAGAATCTCCTGGAATGAACTTAAATTTAAAAGTCCCCTCATCTATGATTTTCATAGTTTTAGGAGCTTTACCATATTCACGAGGGTGCATTAGCCAATTAGCTAATTTTTGTTTTGGATCGTCATTGTTACTTTTTGTTTCTTTAGTTTCTGTTATTACAGTGTTAGATTTTGAATTGAAAAATTTAGAAATAAGTTTTGTAAACATAGTTGTTTTGTTAAATTGGTATAGTGTAGAGTAATGGCAATCAAAGTATTGGCGTTGTTAGTTTCTTAACTATTATGAATTGATCTATAAAATAAAAAACACATTAATACACCAATAAATAATACTTTAGCAAAAGTATTACCAATTAATTGATATGAATATTATTACTCTTTTTTTAATTAGATAAATTAATATGAACACTTAACTTTCCATCCACCAACAAAAATTTGCAAGTAGCAAAAATTAGTAGTAACTAAGTATATTGATAGAGTAATAGACAATGAAGATGATTTAGTTAAAGAATTATTGCTCGTTTTATTACTTACTACTTGATTAGATTTTAATAACACTCAACCTATAAATATGATTGTTCAAACTACAATTAGCAATATAGAAGCTACGCTTTCTTTTTATAAAAAACTCAATTTCGAAGTGCTCAATTTGGGCGAAAAATATGTGTTTCTATCAAACTCTGTTCAATTACAAGCTGTAACTAAAAAGTCTTCTAGAAAAGGAATTGTTTTATATAAAGGTGATATAGGTTTAGATGTTCAGCCATTAATAGAAAGTAGCATACATAGCCAAACTGAGACAGAAACAATAATTATGTCGCCATCAGGAGCATTAGTTTATCTCTTAGAAGGTAATGCACCTCTTTTAAATAAAGTAGATGTAACACCATTAGTTGGTACTTTTGTAGGAATAAGTTTAGAATCTCTTGATTTAAATAAATCAATGACTTTTTGGGAGCAGTTAGGTTTTAAAATGGCTATGGGAGATGCCCTTCAAGGATGGGTGAGTTTATCTAATGCTACAGGTGATATAATTAGTGTAATGAGAGCAGGAATGTGCCCTCATCAATTTAGTAACCCTTCGCTTACATTTTTTAATGGCGATAATAATTTAGAAGTTATTGATAAAGTAAGAGCGGCTAACTTAACGATAAAAGAAGAAATTACTCAATTTAGTAAAGAGGGTATTGTAGATAATATTGTTTTAGAAGATCCAGATGGTTTTGGCTTTTTTGTTTTTAATGATTAATATGTATTACTGTTTAGTTAGAAAATAATTTAATAACTCAATAAGCGTAGTTTAAAAAACTACCAATTCTTAAAATGTCATTTTGATGAAAAATAACCCAAAAGTATAGTGACATTTTTATATTTCTAATATAACCTAGAAAACAGACCTGAAATGGTCTAAAACTTTATTTATTATGCAAAAAAAATTAATGGCCGAGTTTCTCGGAACTGCTTGGTTAGTTATTGGAGGCTGTGGTAGTGCAATATTTGCCGCAGGTATTCCAAGTGTAGGTATTGGCTTTTATGGAGTCGCGTTAGCCTTTGGTCTAACAGTATTAACAATGGCATATGCTATTGGTCACATTTCGGGTTGTCACTTAAACCCTGCAGTTTCTTTTGGTTTATGGGCCGGAGGACGTTTTTCTGGTAAAGAGCTTTTGCCGTATATTATTTCACAAGTATTAGGTGCAATTGTAGGTGCTGGAATTCTATACACAATTTTTACAGGTAAAAATCCAGATATTGGAGGTTTTGCAGCAAATGGTTATGGCGAACATTCTCCAGAGGGATATCCTATGATATCTGGTTTTATTACAGAATTTGTAATGACTTTCATGTTCTTAATAATAATTTTAGGAGCTACACATTCTAAGGCACCAAAATACCTTGCAGGTGTTGCAATTGGGTTAGGACTTACACTTATCCATTTAGTTAGTATACCAATTACTAATACATCTGTAAACCCTGCAAGAAGTACATCTCAGGCTTTATTTGTAGGTGGTTGGGCAATACAACAGTTATGGTTATTCTGGGTAGCACCAATTTTAGGTGCAATAGCAGCAGGATTTACATATAAGTTTTTATCTCCAGAAGAAGAATAAAAATTAATTAAGACAATATTTTGTAAACCTCTTGATACATATACATCAAGAGGTTTTTTTATGTTAAAAATGTAACCTTCAGCTTATTAATAAATGTTTGCTATATACCCTGATTTTAAAGAAACATTGTTGCTATTTGTGTAGTATACTATCATACAGAGATTTAGAGAAAAAACACTTATTTCTGTTACAATTATCATCACAATTACACAAATCGTCATCATCATGAGAACTTTAGTAACAATCATTGCATTTTTCACTGTTATATCAGCATTAACCTGGATTGCAGTAGACCAATCAGATGTGGTAGAACACATAAATCAGAATCCTAGATCACATTTTCACATCAAAAAATAATTCATTTAAAGTGAAAAGAAATGACCCTTACAATTTAATATTGTTGGGGTCTTTTTTTGATTAAAAATTAATGGTAAGAGTTTTAACCCAATGCTTTTATTGCCCTGTTTTTTTTAAAATCTAAAGATAATTATTTGATAGTATATCAACTCAAATAACATTATGAAAAATAAAGACCTCACCTATAAAATAAGTGAGGTCTTATAATTTTTTTCATTACTACTTTATGTCAATTTTGAGTTCATTAGTATAAGGGAATAAAGAGCGTTAATACCCTAATCATTAAGAAATAAATTTCATTTTTCGTAGAAAATTAGCCATAACAGTAGATCAAGGTTATAAAAATGAATAAAAACATTTGACGTATTAATATTTATTTACATATTTGAAATGTGTGATATTTATATTTTTTATAAATATATGAGTACTAGAATGACAACTAGTATTGATTATTTTTTTTGCTACTATTATGAATAAATTTTTAACTATTGTTTTTATGCTATTTTGGGCATTAAATGCTCATGCATTATCTATAAGTAATCTTTATGGATCTGGTATGGTAATGCAACAAAATGCTAGTGTTACTCTTTGGGGTTGGGGACACCCTGGAGAAAAAATATCTGTAAAGACTTCATGGGGAGAACAAACGACTACAGTTGTAGGAGCAAATTCTAATTGGAAAACTATAATTAAGACGCAAGAAGGAGGTTTTAACCCAGAGTCGGTAACAGTTACTGGAAGTAAATCAAAGATTGTTTTAAAAGATATATTAATTGGCGAAGTATGGCTTGCTGCTGGGCAAGATAATATAACGGCTACTTTTAAGGATAGTGTAAATTTATCGAATCCAATTTTTCAGAAAGAAGAATATAAAAAAGGACTTCGTTTTTTTACAGTCGATAAGAGACCATCAATGTTTTCTCATGAAGATATTAAAGGGCAATGGACAGGTACATCTGAGTCTAATCTTTTAGAAACGAGTATTTTAGCGTATTACTTTGCTTTTCAAATTAAAGGGTTTACTCAAATTCCTGTAGGAGTAGTTATTCAGGATTGGGGACATGAACCCATAGATAGTTGGCATACAGAAACTGCTATGGATGAGGAACTTGCGATGGTAAATAAGCTCGAAGAGATCAAAAATCAGCCATTTACACCTCATCACGAAGATATTGCTCATCATGCAATGATGTATCAATTTAGAAACTATAAAATTGCCGGTGTTCTATGGTCGCATGGTAAACATGAAATAATTAAGAAGAACGATTATAAAGATAGCATGCTTAAGCTGATTAAAAATATGAGAAATCAGTTTGGAGAAGTACCTTTTTACTATGTTCAAATAGCACCTTATAAATATGGAAACATTACAGCAGGAGCAAAAATAAGAGACCAGCAAAGAGAAATTTTGAGTATCAAAAAGACGGCAATGGTGGTAACAAGTGATATTTCGCACCATAACGATTTTAACCCTCAGAATAAAGATGACATTGGCGTTAGACTAGCCAATATAGCTTTAAAACGTATTTATAAGAAAATTAACGATGAAGTTGTAGAGTCTCCTAACATGATGTTTATACAAAGAAAAGGACGCACACTTTATGTACATTTTTCTAATAGTAAAGGACTTCATTTTGCTAAAGGAGATAGAGGAAATTTTGAAGTTTGTTCTGAAGATGGTATTTACCATCCTGTACCAGCTTTAATTCATAAAAATATTGTAGAGTTAGATCTTAAAGGCATCAAAAAGCCTCAATTTGTTCGTTTTGGATGGAATAGTAAAGCGAGACCATTTTTAGAAAATGAGGTTGGTTTACCAGCTTCTTGCTTTTCAAAACAAAAAATTATTGAAGGTGATACGTTCTTTTAACAGCAAATAGATTATAATAAAATAAGTATAATAATCGCTTAAAAAAAAGCCACTCAATTAATATTAGATCTTATTAATTAAGTGGCTTTATCTTTTCAAAAATAAAGTCATTATAGAACACAGCTCTATAATGACTTTTTGATGCTGATTGATTAAATGGACTCTAGTGTATTTAAGATATCCTTAACACTCATTCTTACTTTGTAGTTAGGATCATAATGTCTTGCAATAATTTTCCCATCTTGCGAAATAATGAAAGTTGCAGGTACAGGAAGAGATGCTTT encodes:
- the aqpZ gene encoding aquaporin Z; the encoded protein is MQKKLMAEFLGTAWLVIGGCGSAIFAAGIPSVGIGFYGVALAFGLTVLTMAYAIGHISGCHLNPAVSFGLWAGGRFSGKELLPYIISQVLGAIVGAGILYTIFTGKNPDIGGFAANGYGEHSPEGYPMISGFITEFVMTFMFLIIILGATHSKAPKYLAGVAIGLGLTLIHLVSIPITNTSVNPARSTSQALFVGGWAIQQLWLFWVAPILGAIAAGFTYKFLSPEEE
- a CDS encoding sialate O-acetylesterase translates to MNKFLTIVFMLFWALNAHALSISNLYGSGMVMQQNASVTLWGWGHPGEKISVKTSWGEQTTTVVGANSNWKTIIKTQEGGFNPESVTVTGSKSKIVLKDILIGEVWLAAGQDNITATFKDSVNLSNPIFQKEEYKKGLRFFTVDKRPSMFSHEDIKGQWTGTSESNLLETSILAYYFAFQIKGFTQIPVGVVIQDWGHEPIDSWHTETAMDEELAMVNKLEEIKNQPFTPHHEDIAHHAMMYQFRNYKIAGVLWSHGKHEIIKKNDYKDSMLKLIKNMRNQFGEVPFYYVQIAPYKYGNITAGAKIRDQQREILSIKKTAMVVTSDISHHNDFNPQNKDDIGVRLANIALKRIYKKINDEVVESPNMMFIQRKGRTLYVHFSNSKGLHFAKGDRGNFEVCSEDGIYHPVPALIHKNIVELDLKGIKKPQFVRFGWNSKARPFLENEVGLPASCFSKQKIIEGDTFF